The Humulus lupulus chromosome 4, drHumLupu1.1, whole genome shotgun sequence genome has a window encoding:
- the LOC133828826 gene encoding scopoletin 8-hydroxylase, with amino-acid sequence MATTFNDENSLFNFVVRDGNGVKGLVDLGVSRVPERYVQPPKERIEKTNNDTSSPHRVAPIDLSKLDGPDREETAEEIIRAAESVGFFQVVNHGVPLELLESLKNAAFRFFEQEAEKKAVFLKGVSPSPHVKYGTSFVPEKEVALEWKDYVSMVYTNDDDALAYWPQYCKEVSLEYLKTSINMVKKILEVLIAKLGVPSEESSEIIEALIGLKMVNMNYYPACPNPELTVGVGRHSDMGALTVLLQDGIGGLYVKIEEEMDDGDDDDDDDDDDSTNIEGKKGQWMEIPPISGALVINVGDTLQIMSNGRYKSAEHRVRTTSRESRVSVPIFTVPKPTQKIGPLPQAVEKDGSPRYREVLFQDYMANFFGNAHHGKKSLHFAHVDYSI; translated from the exons atggcaaCGACTTTCAACGACGAAAACTCTCTATTCAACTTCGTCGTCAGAGACGGCAACGGTGTGAAAGGCCTAGTCGATTTGGGCGTGTCGAGAGTCCCGGAGAGATACGTGCAACCGCCGAAGGAGCGCATAGAGAAGACGAATAATGACACATCATCTCCGCATCGGGTAGCGCCGATCGATCTGTCGAAATTGGACGGTCCCGATCGGGAGGAAACGGCGGAAGAGATCATTCGCGCCGCCGAGAGTGTGGGGTTTTTTCAGGTGGTGAATCACGGAGTGCCGCTGGAGCTGCTGGAGTCGCTTAAAAACGCAGCGTTTCGTTTCTTTGAGCAAGAGGCTGAGAAGAAGGCTGTGTTTCTCAAAGGGGTCAGCCCCAGTCCGCACGTTAAGTACGGAACGAGCTTTGTGCCGGAGAAGGAGGTTGCTTTGGAGTGGAAAGATTATGTGAGTATGGTTTATACCAATGATGATGATGCTCTTGCTTATTGGCCCCAGTATTGCAA GGAAGTGTCGCTTGAGTATCTAAAGACATCAATAAACATGGTGAAAAAAATACTTGAAGTTCTCATTGCTAAGCTTGGAGTGCCATCAGAGGAGTCCTCAGAGATTATTGAAGCTCTGATTGGTCTCAAAATGGTGAACATGAATTACTATCCGGCATGCCCTAATCCGGAGCTGACCGTCGGCGTCGGCCGCCACTCCGACATGGGAGCCCTAACTGTGTTGCTACAAGATGGGATTGGTGGACTTTACgtgaaaattgaagaagaaatggatgatggtgatgacgatgacgatgacgatgatgatgatagTACCAAtattgaaggaaagaaaggaCAATGGATGGAGATTCCTCCTATTTCTGGTGCTTTGGTCATTAATGTTGGTGATACATTACAG ATAATGAGCAATGGAAGGTACAAGAGTGCAGAGCACAGGGTGCGAACGACGAGCAGAGAATCAAGAGTGTCAGTCCCAATATTCACCGTCCCAAAACCAACCCAAAAGATTGGACCGCTGCCTCAGGCGGTGGAGAAAGATGGGTCCCCTCGCTACAGAGAGGTCTTGTTTCAGGATTATATGGCTAACTTTTTTGGGAATGCACACCATGgaaagaaatctcttcattttgCTCATGTTGACTACTCTATATAA